The following are encoded in a window of uncultured Ilyobacter sp. genomic DNA:
- the tsaD gene encoding tRNA (adenosine(37)-N6)-threonylcarbamoyltransferase complex transferase subunit TsaD: MIILGIETSCDETSVSVVRDGKEILSNIISSQIEVHKEYGGVVPEIASRHHIKNITTIMDESLSEAGVTLDDIDYIAVTYAPGLIGALLVGLSFAKGISYAHDIPIIPVHHIKGHIYSNFVENDVKLPLIALVVSGGHTNIVHIDENHKFTNLGGTLDDAVGESYDKVSRVMGLGYPGGPVIDKLSYLGDKDSIKMPEPKVGDYDFSFSGIKTSVINYVNNMKMKGETFREEDLAAAFQHKVVEILCKKTIVAAVEKKVENIVIAGGVAANSLLRKELKEKAKKVGIEVYYPSMALCTDNAAMIAVAGYYKVKYGDEKNSFGDLRLNGIATLPIDRD, from the coding sequence ATGATAATTTTGGGAATAGAAACCTCCTGCGACGAGACTTCTGTTTCGGTTGTCAGAGACGGGAAGGAGATCCTTTCAAATATAATATCTTCACAGATAGAGGTACATAAAGAGTACGGCGGAGTCGTGCCTGAGATAGCGTCTAGGCATCATATCAAAAATATTACTACGATAATGGATGAAAGTCTCTCTGAAGCTGGGGTAACTTTAGATGATATAGACTATATAGCTGTAACTTATGCTCCAGGACTTATAGGGGCCCTTCTTGTGGGGCTGTCCTTTGCAAAGGGAATATCTTATGCCCACGATATACCAATAATACCTGTGCATCATATAAAGGGGCATATCTACAGTAACTTTGTAGAAAATGATGTGAAGCTTCCCCTTATTGCTCTGGTGGTATCTGGTGGTCATACAAACATAGTGCATATAGATGAAAATCATAAGTTCACCAATCTTGGGGGGACACTTGACGATGCCGTGGGAGAGAGCTACGACAAGGTATCTAGAGTCATGGGTCTAGGTTACCCAGGGGGACCTGTGATAGACAAACTTTCATACCTAGGAGATAAGGATTCTATAAAGATGCCCGAACCTAAGGTTGGGGATTATGATTTTAGCTTCTCTGGGATAAAAACATCTGTGATAAATTATGTGAACAATATGAAGATGAAGGGTGAGACCTTCAGAGAGGAGGACCTGGCCGCAGCTTTTCAGCACAAGGTAGTGGAGATCCTATGTAAGAAGACCATAGTGGCAGCGGTGGAGAAAAAAGTTGAAAATATAGTAATAGCAGGAGGAGTGGCTGCAAACTCACTCCTCAGAAAAGAGCTGAAAGAGAAGGCTAAAAAAGTAGGTATAGAGGTATACTACCCATCAATGGCTCTGTGTACGGATAATGCCGCAATGATAGCTGTGGCAGGATACTATAAGGTGAAATACGGAGATGAAAAAAACAGTTTTGGAGATCTAAGGCTAAACGGGATAGCCACCCTGCCTATAGACAGAGACTAG
- a CDS encoding PilN domain-containing protein, with the protein MKKKLSIELTENSIGFILGAPGKNGISIEDVHREAIPSGHRGNISASVERIKEIIESKGWGKCKKNLLCRTDSMEHQVLELPNVPEEEMESILRRKLENQKLVDDADKIAYGAMGDFSQKMLQGVYVQVLTHDFLEKLSSLKLHGIDFEPFAADRVMGRYANKKENSFFIDIQEKHTIAAIYFKDKLSLYRKINVGKMDFVRSLSEILGIGEEEAARYLREYGYVNNIKATELMETGINIGPQLNMACESTLAKILRKAVQYIDYFQFKHSGEILNTIYFSGGDLKTEDIKSALERELYIGNIYDYSVNSGILESDLKMDLLSDNSWNLLMGTVQSEEGIYRLKSKFKLSFKINKNPVYIFLAIVFVMFCSIKFSYYKIQEMEQIKQISGISEKNSGLSKYIKESDALEDKIKRTKEDMDYLSKIIGKNTIFNNFLYEVSEILPTEIYFEEIKYAGNTVYLTGKAASDDGYAEVYINELLVNLEDITNSVKLIKTVKSQQNKKVNDFSIEVKLSGGEKNEKK; encoded by the coding sequence ATGAAAAAAAAACTATCCATAGAGCTTACTGAAAATTCAATAGGATTTATACTAGGTGCTCCGGGAAAAAACGGGATAAGTATAGAGGATGTGCACAGAGAGGCCATCCCTTCTGGACATAGAGGGAATATATCTGCCTCGGTGGAAAGGATAAAAGAGATAATAGAATCCAAGGGTTGGGGAAAGTGCAAAAAAAACCTGTTGTGCAGAACGGACAGCATGGAACACCAGGTTCTAGAACTTCCAAATGTACCGGAAGAGGAGATGGAGTCCATCCTCAGAAGGAAGCTAGAGAACCAAAAACTGGTGGACGACGCTGACAAGATAGCCTACGGGGCTATGGGGGATTTTAGCCAAAAAATGCTGCAAGGGGTCTATGTACAGGTTCTCACTCATGATTTTCTGGAAAAACTCTCTTCTCTGAAACTTCACGGGATAGATTTTGAACCCTTTGCTGCAGACAGGGTAATGGGGAGATATGCAAACAAGAAGGAGAACAGTTTTTTTATAGATATACAGGAAAAACATACTATAGCTGCAATATATTTTAAGGACAAATTGTCTCTGTACAGAAAGATCAATGTCGGTAAAATGGACTTTGTGAGAAGTCTCTCTGAGATACTAGGTATAGGAGAGGAAGAAGCCGCCCGATATCTGAGGGAGTATGGTTATGTAAATAACATAAAAGCAACAGAACTTATGGAGACCGGGATAAATATCGGACCACAGCTCAACATGGCCTGTGAATCCACCTTGGCCAAAATACTGAGAAAAGCAGTACAGTATATAGATTATTTTCAGTTCAAACATTCTGGGGAGATCTTGAATACAATCTATTTTTCAGGAGGGGACCTCAAGACCGAGGATATAAAATCAGCTCTTGAAAGGGAACTTTACATAGGAAATATTTATGATTACAGCGTAAACTCCGGCATATTAGAAAGTGATCTCAAAATGGATCTGCTAAGTGACAATAGCTGGAATCTATTGATGGGAACTGTTCAGAGTGAAGAGGGAATATACAGGCTGAAGAGTAAGTTTAAACTTTCTTTTAAAATAAACAAAAACCCTGTATACATATTTCTGGCGATAGTATTTGTAATGTTTTGCAGCATAAAATTTAGCTATTATAAAATACAGGAGATGGAACAGATAAAGCAGATTAGCGGGATATCTGAGAAAAACAGTGGACTCTCTAAATATATAAAAGAGTCAGATGCCCTTGAGGATAAGATAAAAAGGACAAAGGAGGATATGGACTACCTTTCTAAAATAATAGGTAAAAATACGATCTTTAATAATTTTTTATATGAAGTGTCTGAAATACTTCCCACAGAAATATATTTTGAAGAGATAAAATATGCTGGGAATACCGTATACCTCACAGGGAAGGCAGCCTCAGATGATGGGTACGCAGAGGTCTATATAAATGAACTCTTAGTAAATCTTGAGGATATAACAAACTCGGTAAAATTAATAAAAACTGTAAAATCCCAGCAAAATAAAAAGGTAAATGATTTTTCTATAGAGGTCAAACTCTCTGGCGGTGAAAAAAATGAAAAAAAATGA
- the pilO gene encoding type 4a pilus biogenesis protein PilO, whose amino-acid sequence MKKNEKQALLLQLLVCLTFYILFQNIIMVNLKKRVENNKSKIIQQKQKYVEDVNRINSLGKRYKEYYRMKYQRDHMQAKLISTGEKRYLTEELTQLSKKNDIKLLNIDLSESMGKNDRKYIFKTEFETEFFTLKNFLDDIDNLEKNINLEDISISRENFNLIVKATFSIYTIN is encoded by the coding sequence ATGAAAAAAAATGAGAAACAGGCGCTATTGCTTCAACTGCTTGTGTGCCTTACATTTTATATACTTTTTCAAAATATAATCATGGTGAATTTGAAAAAAAGGGTTGAAAACAATAAAAGCAAGATAATCCAGCAGAAGCAAAAATATGTAGAAGATGTGAACAGGATAAATTCACTGGGAAAAAGATATAAGGAATATTACAGAATGAAGTACCAGCGAGATCATATGCAGGCAAAGCTTATAAGCACAGGAGAGAAAAGGTATCTCACTGAGGAGCTGACTCAGCTCAGCAAGAAAAATGATATAAAGCTTTTAAATATTGACCTTAGTGAAAGTATGGGTAAAAATGATCGTAAATATATATTCAAAACAGAGTTTGAAACGGAGTTTTTCACCCTGAAAAACTTTTTAGATGATATAGATAATCTGGAAAAGAACATAAACCTGGAAGATATTAGTATCTCTAGGGAAAACTTTAATTTAATTGTTAAAGCAACTTTTTCTATCTACACAATAAATTAA
- a CDS encoding carboxypeptidase-like regulatory domain-containing protein → MVKKVFAIIFIFLFSAVLWADERKDGTVSFYFNTSKGYIEYTDMSDQSKDGINFTDGKTILDLKPGNYKFQFFSPSYFSVERIISISREYQSYNIDLPKKSGDFFVSVKKSSKNEIYFHQDPPDTNHILKDVSILFYKDGELLKTIYSDSFLKRVNLDFGQYDIVVKELDKTLMRIQRFPINEKYGEYLNFFIKPLEVFVDGFLKINDMYLGGADIIFTDVENNSYTLTSDFSGKFSGNVPPKKYKLSIKKFGYFLKEDNQLIYDFTDENNKFSLNLELEEAPSFIEGRIIDDRNSPVPYAEIVIKDGDIEKKSFADSFGRFRGTAKSGLVLIRVDKDGFFSNGLVRRIEKFSTISNLEIQLKRKLYKVSGVLSDGVKPIKSQKIDLISPGGKRIASTLSGENGYFEFLDIPATDIFKVSVKISDFKPYSSPEISLKEDINNFNIIMNRGSRQVILEITDNSDIPIKNSPFTLDNKIIKSDSNGIISYQTPSEEINLLYKNQKKKISLEKERSVYKIQLNQKDG, encoded by the coding sequence GTGGTAAAAAAAGTTTTCGCAATAATATTTATTTTCCTTTTTTCAGCCGTTCTTTGGGCAGACGAAAGAAAAGATGGAACCGTGTCCTTTTACTTTAACACCTCTAAAGGTTATATTGAGTATACGGACATGTCCGACCAGTCAAAAGACGGCATAAACTTTACTGACGGCAAAACCATCTTAGACTTAAAACCAGGAAATTACAAATTTCAGTTTTTCTCACCATCCTACTTCTCAGTAGAGAGAATTATCTCTATCTCAAGAGAATACCAGAGTTATAATATTGATCTTCCAAAAAAATCAGGTGACTTTTTTGTATCTGTAAAGAAAAGTAGCAAAAATGAGATATATTTCCACCAAGATCCACCTGATACAAACCACATACTAAAAGATGTATCCATTCTTTTTTACAAGGATGGAGAGCTCCTGAAGACAATCTATTCAGATTCCTTCTTAAAAAGGGTAAACCTTGACTTCGGACAGTATGACATTGTTGTAAAGGAGCTAGACAAGACTCTTATGAGAATTCAGAGATTTCCAATCAATGAAAAATACGGTGAATACCTCAACTTTTTTATAAAACCTTTGGAAGTATTTGTAGATGGTTTTCTGAAAATAAATGATATGTATCTCGGAGGGGCAGATATCATTTTCACAGATGTGGAAAACAACAGTTATACCCTAACCAGTGATTTTTCAGGTAAGTTTTCTGGGAATGTTCCACCAAAAAAATACAAACTTTCCATAAAAAAATTTGGATATTTTCTGAAGGAGGATAATCAGCTCATCTATGATTTCACTGATGAGAATAATAAATTCAGTCTAAATTTAGAGCTAGAGGAGGCTCCAAGTTTTATAGAGGGGCGGATAATTGATGACAGAAATTCTCCTGTCCCATATGCAGAAATAGTCATAAAAGATGGGGATATAGAAAAAAAATCCTTTGCTGACAGCTTTGGGAGATTTAGAGGTACTGCAAAATCTGGGCTTGTACTGATAAGAGTGGATAAAGATGGTTTTTTCTCTAACGGTTTGGTGAGAAGAATCGAAAAATTCTCAACCATTTCAAACTTGGAAATTCAGTTAAAAAGAAAACTCTACAAAGTAAGCGGGGTTTTGTCTGATGGTGTAAAGCCAATTAAATCACAAAAAATCGACCTCATAAGTCCTGGCGGAAAAAGAATCGCATCTACCCTTTCAGGGGAAAATGGATATTTTGAATTTTTAGACATCCCCGCCACAGATATTTTCAAAGTGTCTGTAAAAATTTCTGACTTCAAACCTTATAGCTCCCCCGAGATCTCTCTGAAAGAGGACATAAATAATTTCAACATAATAATGAATCGTGGATCACGACAAGTTATCCTAGAGATTACCGACAATTCCGATATTCCTATCAAAAATTCTCCATTTACCTTAGACAACAAAATTATAAAATCAGATTCAAACGGTATCATATCCTACCAAACCCCTTCCGAGGAGATAAACCTTCTCTACAAAAATCAAAAAAAAAAAATATCTTTAGAAAAAGAGAGATCTGTTTATAAAATCCAATTAAACCAAAAGGATGGCTGA
- a CDS encoding DUF1694 domain-containing protein gives MSFKNIIDEREKGKIRFAKSQVEKAYYLGEFKENVIAALHKDQLEEDSVYAEIIDAMKGKDAVLIKMRRDVSLKKLKPYIDEAEKLGVKYQLVDGISYKGDVALVVVSEKAMENSDENLVIRDMDQDFIDAGLDEELSKARGKKICKSCFKKVEEKLPQYKESYKKMSIVDKLLGHKCPACGKK, from the coding sequence ATGAGTTTTAAAAATATTATTGATGAAAGAGAAAAAGGAAAAATAAGATTTGCCAAATCCCAAGTGGAAAAGGCATATTATTTGGGTGAGTTCAAGGAGAACGTTATTGCTGCGCTTCATAAAGATCAGCTTGAAGAGGATAGTGTGTATGCAGAGATAATCGATGCCATGAAAGGAAAAGATGCGGTTCTGATCAAAATGAGAAGGGATGTATCACTTAAAAAACTTAAGCCTTATATTGATGAGGCTGAAAAGTTGGGAGTGAAATATCAGCTTGTAGACGGGATTTCATACAAGGGAGATGTGGCTCTTGTGGTGGTTTCAGAGAAAGCAATGGAAAATTCTGATGAAAATTTAGTGATAAGAGACATGGATCAGGATTTTATCGATGCAGGTCTAGATGAGGAACTTAGTAAAGCCAGAGGGAAAAAAATATGTAAAAGCTGTTTTAAAAAAGTAGAAGAAAAACTCCCTCAATATAAAGAAAGCTATAAAAAAATGAGTATAGTCGATAAGCTGCTAGGGCATAAATGTCCTGCATGCGGCAAAAAATAG
- the murA gene encoding UDP-N-acetylglucosamine 1-carboxyvinyltransferase, translated as MVEAFKINGGKELSGVLEVSGAKNAALPILIGTLIEKGTYIIKNVPDLRDIRTLIKLIESLGVDSERLDKNSYKFVNDGLTNLTASYDLVKKMRASFLVMGPMLAHEKKAIVSLPGGCAIGARPVDLHLKGFEALGVKINIEHGYVEAEVDELVGSNVIFDFPSVGATENVIMAAVKAKGTTVLENAAREPEVDDLCNFLIAMGAKIEGVGTGRLVIEGVEKLVPCEYTIMPDRIEAGTYIIASLMFDSKIQVKGVVRSHIESFIMKLEEMGATFEIEEDVLKVTSKFEDLKPAKATTMPHPGFATDLQSQMMTLMSLIEGNSEIKETIFENRFMHVPELNRMGADIHVDGHVSLIHGGKKFSSAEVMASDLRAGASLVLAALKAEGESIVNRIYHVDRGYEKLEEKLKKIGADIERIKSEA; from the coding sequence ATGGTAGAGGCATTCAAGATAAACGGCGGTAAAGAATTAAGCGGGGTACTAGAGGTCAGCGGTGCAAAAAATGCAGCACTTCCTATATTAATAGGAACCCTCATAGAAAAGGGAACATATATTATAAAAAATGTTCCTGACCTAAGAGACATAAGGACACTGATAAAGCTAATCGAAAGTCTAGGGGTAGATTCAGAAAGACTGGATAAAAATTCTTATAAATTCGTAAATGATGGGCTTACTAATCTCACAGCTTCTTATGATCTGGTAAAAAAAATGAGAGCTTCATTTTTGGTTATGGGACCGATGCTGGCACACGAAAAAAAAGCCATTGTTTCACTTCCTGGTGGATGCGCTATAGGGGCTAGACCTGTAGATCTTCATCTGAAAGGGTTCGAAGCATTGGGGGTAAAGATAAACATAGAACATGGATATGTAGAGGCAGAAGTAGATGAGCTAGTTGGTTCTAATGTTATATTTGATTTTCCAAGCGTGGGAGCTACAGAAAATGTAATAATGGCAGCTGTCAAGGCAAAGGGAACTACCGTTCTTGAAAATGCAGCCAGGGAACCAGAAGTAGATGACCTATGCAATTTCCTAATAGCAATGGGAGCAAAGATAGAAGGAGTTGGGACCGGAAGGCTGGTTATAGAGGGAGTAGAAAAGCTGGTTCCTTGTGAATATACAATAATGCCAGACAGAATAGAAGCTGGGACATATATAATTGCCTCCCTCATGTTTGACAGTAAGATCCAGGTAAAAGGAGTAGTTAGGTCTCATATTGAAAGCTTTATAATGAAGCTTGAGGAGATGGGAGCTACCTTTGAGATAGAGGAAGACGTTTTGAAGGTAACCTCGAAATTTGAGGATTTGAAACCGGCAAAGGCAACGACTATGCCACACCCTGGATTTGCTACAGACCTTCAATCTCAGATGATGACCCTCATGAGCCTTATAGAGGGTAACAGCGAGATAAAGGAGACAATTTTTGAAAACAGATTTATGCATGTACCGGAGCTTAACAGGATGGGAGCCGATATTCATGTAGACGGTCATGTATCTCTAATACATGGAGGTAAAAAGTTTTCTTCTGCAGAAGTTATGGCAAGTGACCTGAGAGCAGGGGCATCTCTTGTTTTAGCTGCCTTAAAAGCCGAAGGAGAGAGCATCGTAAACAGAATATACCATGTAGACAGAGGGTATGAAAAGCTAGAGGAAAAACTTAAGAAAATAGGCGCAGATATAGAAAGAATTAAGTCTGAAGCTTAA
- the rlmB gene encoding 23S rRNA (guanosine(2251)-2'-O)-methyltransferase RlmB: MEKIIGLNPVTEALQNPETNIEKIEIFKGLKDDKIGKIKTLASKRNIKIHFTDKRIENSQGIVAFISEYDYYVDLGAFLEKVAKDEKSIVLVLDGVQDPRNFGAIIRSAEIFGVKGIIIPERNSVKINETVVKTSTGAIEHVDIIKVTNISEAIQKLKKLDYWVYGAEGSGEKCYYEEKYPNRTALVMGGEGSGIRKKVKENCDILVNIPMYGKINSLNVSVAGGILLSEIAKKIY, from the coding sequence ATGGAAAAAATTATAGGATTAAATCCTGTAACAGAGGCGTTGCAGAATCCAGAGACCAATATTGAGAAAATAGAAATTTTCAAGGGTCTGAAGGATGATAAGATAGGGAAGATAAAAACTCTTGCATCTAAAAGAAACATAAAAATACATTTCACAGATAAAAGGATTGAAAATTCTCAAGGGATAGTTGCTTTTATAAGTGAGTATGATTATTATGTGGATTTAGGGGCTTTTTTAGAGAAGGTGGCAAAAGATGAAAAATCTATAGTGCTGGTATTAGATGGTGTTCAGGATCCAAGAAACTTCGGTGCTATTATAAGAAGTGCCGAGATTTTTGGTGTAAAGGGAATAATAATACCTGAGAGAAATTCTGTAAAAATAAATGAAACTGTTGTAAAAACTTCCACAGGTGCAATAGAGCATGTGGACATAATAAAAGTAACCAACATATCAGAAGCCATTCAAAAGCTCAAAAAACTGGATTACTGGGTATACGGAGCCGAAGGCAGCGGAGAAAAATGTTACTATGAAGAAAAGTATCCAAATAGAACAGCTCTCGTAATGGGGGGAGAAGGTTCTGGAATAAGAAAAAAAGTAAAGGAAAACTGTGATATTTTAGTAAATATTCCTATGTACGGAAAAATAAATTCTTTAAATGTTTCTGTAGCAGGAGGGATACTTCTTTCTGAAATTGCAAAGAAGATATATTAA
- a CDS encoding sigma-70 family RNA polymerase sigma factor, with protein sequence MAVEMITDEILTEAQKGDQEAVKKVFDYYKNFVFLKAKNYFLIGADRDDLVQEGMIGLLKAIRAYDTEKAASFKTFATICIKRQLITAIKSANSQKNFALNSSVGIYNDSNEDREVPYARGLESYITYNPEEMYLTKEQITGLKEHLQSTLSEFENEVFQYMLLGHTYKEISKKLNKKVKSVDNAIQRIKRKSEAWLETYRKA encoded by the coding sequence ATGGCAGTAGAAATGATTACTGATGAAATTTTGACAGAGGCTCAAAAAGGTGATCAGGAAGCGGTTAAAAAAGTTTTTGATTATTATAAAAACTTTGTTTTTTTGAAGGCAAAGAATTACTTTTTAATTGGAGCAGATCGAGATGATCTGGTCCAGGAGGGGATGATAGGTCTATTGAAGGCAATAAGAGCATACGATACAGAAAAAGCAGCTTCTTTCAAAACCTTTGCAACTATCTGTATAAAAAGGCAGCTTATTACTGCAATAAAATCTGCAAATTCACAAAAGAATTTTGCACTGAATTCTTCAGTAGGAATATACAATGACTCAAATGAGGATAGGGAGGTTCCCTATGCACGAGGCCTAGAATCTTATATTACATACAACCCTGAAGAAATGTACCTTACCAAAGAGCAGATAACCGGATTAAAAGAGCACCTGCAGAGTACTCTTAGTGAATTTGAAAACGAAGTTTTTCAGTATATGCTCCTAGGACATACATATAAAGAGATATCTAAGAAGCTAAATAAGAAGGTAAAGTCTGTTGACAATGCTATACAGAGGATAAAAAGAAAAAGTGAAGCCTGGCTAGAGACATATAGAAAGGCTTAA
- the leuS gene encoding leucine--tRNA ligase, with product MREYDFKSIESKWQEKWKQENIFKTENKAEGKENYYVLEMLPYPSGKLHMGHVRNYTIGDVIARYKKMKGYNVLHPMGWDSFGLPAENAAIQNGAHPAVWTKSNIENMTTQLKSLGFSYDWDREIASYRDDYYRWNQWIFKRMYENGLVYKKKSSVNWCPDCQTVLANEQVEDGKCWRHSKTDVIQKELEQWYFKITNYADELLEGHKELKGGWPEKVITMQKNWIGKSYGTEVNFKVVENSSDLPVFTTRVDTLCGVTYCVIAPEHPMVDEIVKANPSIKEAIDDMTTEDVISRTAEGKEKNGVFTGWHVINPANNEKVQLWIGDYVLMGYGTGAVMAVPCHDERDLMFAKKYDLPLRVVINPVDKKTKEEIVIKENEMTEAFTDYGIITNSGNFNGLSSKDALVKIAEHLEEKNCGKRTINYRLKDWGVSRQRYWGTPIPALYCEKCGTVMEKDENLPVKLPVDVIFSGNGNPIETSEEFKNSICPECGGKAKRETDTMDTFVDSSWYFLRYCDPKNTDRPFDKDIADGWFPVDQYIGGVEHAVMHLLYARFFHKVLRDLGLLSTNEPFKRLLTQGMVLGPSYFSSQENRYLYAEEIEMAGDKAVSKSTGEELVVKVEKMSKSKNNGVDPENIVATYGADTARLFTMFASPPEKELEWNENGLAGSYRFLNRVWRMVSESKEFFENGAIELEKLSKEDKAVLRKLHQTIKKVTESIENDYHFNTSIASNMELINELQDYKVNVLENGKVTSESKKLFTESINKMVVMLSPFVPHICDELWSELGNEGVLFEESWPEHVEELTVSDEVSIAVQVNGKVRGAVQVSRGTSKEELEKMALEMENVKKHIDDKKIVKIIVIPEKIVNIVVK from the coding sequence GTGAGGGAATACGATTTTAAGAGTATAGAATCAAAATGGCAGGAGAAATGGAAACAAGAGAATATATTTAAAACAGAGAATAAAGCAGAAGGTAAAGAAAATTACTATGTTCTTGAGATGCTTCCCTATCCATCTGGAAAGCTCCATATGGGACATGTTAGAAACTATACAATAGGGGATGTAATAGCTAGATATAAAAAAATGAAGGGGTACAACGTACTTCATCCTATGGGGTGGGATTCATTTGGTCTTCCTGCTGAGAATGCAGCCATACAAAACGGAGCACATCCTGCAGTTTGGACAAAATCAAATATTGAGAATATGACGACACAACTCAAAAGTCTTGGATTTTCATATGACTGGGATAGAGAGATAGCTTCCTATAGAGATGATTATTATAGATGGAATCAATGGATTTTTAAAAGAATGTATGAGAATGGTCTAGTGTATAAGAAAAAATCTTCTGTAAACTGGTGCCCGGACTGTCAGACTGTTCTTGCAAATGAACAGGTAGAGGATGGAAAATGCTGGAGACATTCAAAAACTGATGTTATCCAAAAAGAACTTGAGCAGTGGTATTTTAAAATAACAAACTATGCTGATGAGCTGTTAGAAGGTCATAAAGAGTTAAAGGGTGGCTGGCCTGAAAAGGTAATTACGATGCAGAAAAACTGGATTGGAAAATCTTATGGAACAGAGGTCAATTTTAAAGTTGTGGAAAACAGTAGTGACCTTCCTGTTTTTACTACGAGGGTTGACACACTTTGCGGAGTTACATACTGCGTTATAGCACCTGAGCATCCCATGGTAGATGAGATTGTAAAGGCTAACCCATCGATAAAAGAAGCCATAGATGATATGACAACTGAAGATGTCATAAGCAGAACAGCAGAAGGAAAAGAAAAAAACGGGGTGTTTACAGGATGGCATGTTATAAATCCTGCAAATAATGAAAAGGTACAGCTCTGGATAGGGGATTATGTACTCATGGGATATGGTACAGGAGCTGTAATGGCTGTTCCGTGTCACGATGAAAGAGACCTTATGTTTGCAAAAAAATATGATCTTCCTTTGAGAGTAGTAATAAATCCAGTGGATAAAAAAACAAAAGAAGAGATAGTTATAAAAGAGAATGAGATGACTGAGGCCTTTACAGACTACGGAATCATAACAAATTCTGGGAATTTCAACGGACTTTCGTCAAAAGACGCCCTTGTAAAAATTGCCGAGCATCTTGAAGAAAAAAACTGTGGAAAAAGAACAATAAACTACAGATTGAAAGACTGGGGAGTGTCTAGACAGAGGTATTGGGGGACTCCTATCCCGGCACTTTACTGTGAAAAATGTGGAACTGTAATGGAAAAAGATGAAAACCTCCCTGTGAAACTTCCTGTAGACGTAATATTCAGCGGGAATGGAAATCCTATAGAAACATCAGAAGAGTTTAAAAACTCCATTTGTCCTGAGTGTGGTGGAAAGGCTAAAAGAGAAACAGATACAATGGATACCTTTGTAGACTCGTCTTGGTATTTCTTGAGATACTGTGACCCTAAAAATACAGACCGTCCTTTTGACAAGGACATAGCTGACGGTTGGTTCCCTGTAGATCAATATATCGGAGGGGTAGAGCATGCCGTTATGCATCTTCTGTATGCTAGATTTTTCCACAAAGTTTTGAGGGATCTTGGACTTTTGTCTACAAACGAGCCTTTTAAAAGACTTCTTACTCAAGGTATGGTTCTAGGGCCGTCGTATTTCTCAAGCCAAGAAAACAGATATCTGTATGCTGAAGAGATAGAGATGGCCGGGGATAAGGCTGTATCTAAATCAACGGGAGAAGAGCTTGTTGTAAAAGTGGAAAAGATGTCTAAATCAAAAAATAACGGGGTGGACCCTGAAAATATAGTTGCGACCTACGGAGCAGACACAGCTAGGCTGTTTACGATGTTTGCATCTCCTCCAGAAAAAGAGCTAGAGTGGAATGAAAACGGTTTGGCTGGATCTTATAGATTCCTAAACAGAGTGTGGAGAATGGTGAGCGAGAGCAAAGAATTCTTTGAGAATGGAGCAATAGAGCTTGAAAAACTAAGCAAAGAAGACAAGGCTGTATTGAGAAAGCTTCATCAAACTATAAAAAAAGTGACAGAATCCATAGAGAATGACTATCATTTTAATACATCAATAGCTTCAAATATGGAGCTCATTAATGAACTACAGGACTACAAAGTCAATGTTTTAGAAAATGGAAAAGTTACTTCAGAGTCTAAGAAACTGTTCACAGAATCGATAAATAAAATGGTTGTTATGCTTTCACCTTTTGTTCCTCATATATGCGATGAACTTTGGTCTGAACTAGGAAATGAAGGAGTTCTCTTTGAAGAGAGCTGGCCTGAACACGTTGAAGAACTTACTGTCTCAGATGAGGTTTCCATAGCTGTGCAGGTAAATGGAAAAGTAAGGGGGGCTGTGCAGGTGAGCAGAGGCACTTCGAAAGAGGAACTCGAAAAGATGGCCCTTGAAATGGAAAATGTGAAAAAACATATCGATGATAAAAAGATAGTAAAAATAATTGTTATACCGGAAAAAATAGTTAATATTGTTGTAAAATAA